The Bos taurus isolate L1 Dominette 01449 registration number 42190680 breed Hereford chromosome 18, ARS-UCD2.0, whole genome shotgun sequence genome has a window encoding:
- the KPTN gene encoding KICSTOR complex protein kaptin isoform X1 codes for MMGEAAMAAGPCPLREDSFTRFSSQSNVYGLAGGAGGRGELLAATLKGKVLGFRYQDLRQKIRPVAKELQFNYIPVDAEIVSIDTFNKSPPKRGLVVGITFIKDSGDKGSPFLNIYCDYEPGSEYNLDSIAQSCLNLELQFTPFQLCHAEVQVGDQLETVFLLSGNDPAIHLYKENEGLHQFEEQPVENLFPELTNLTSSVLWLDVHNLPGTSRRLSALGCQSGYVRVAHVDQQSRDVLQTWTIIQDGPISRVIVFSLSAPEETEDRPQREEYSVLVASMLEPAVVYRDLLSRGLEDQLLLPGSDQFDSVLCGLVTDIDLDGRPEVLVATYGQELLCYKYCGPGRGLPGDQHGFRLLWRRGFSSPLLAMAHVDLTGDGLRELAVVSLKGVHILQPDPGLRAGPDPASASSGAEETSATEDGGQGGFRACRDPGFLSTHSLPTPSLK; via the exons ATGATGGGGGAGGCGGCCATGGCCGCAGGGCCTTGCCCGCTGCGCGAGGACAGCTTCACACGCTTCTCGTCACAGAGCAACGTGTATGGGCTGGCAGGAGGCGCGGGCGGGCGCGGGGAGCTGCTGGCCGCCACCCTTAAAGGCAAGGTGCTAGGCTTCCGCTACCAAGACCTCCGACAGAAAATCCGGCCCGTGGCCAAGGAGCTGCAGTTCAATTACATTCCCG TGGATGCAGAGATTGTCTCCATTGACACCTTCAACAAGTCACCCCCAAAGCGGGGTCTGGTTGTGGGGATCACGTTCATTAAG GATTCTGGGGACAAAGGCAGCCCCTTCCTTAACATTTACTGTGACTACGAGCCTGGCTCTGAGTACAACCTCGACTCCATTGCCC AGAGCTGCCTGAACCTGGAGCTCCAGTTCACTCCTTTCCAACTATGCCATGCAGA GGTCCAGGTCGGGGATCAACTGGAGACCGTGTTTCTCCTGAGTGGGAATGACCCAGCCATTCATCTGTACAAGGAG AACGAGGGACTGCATCAGTTTGAAGAACAGCCTGTGGAAAACCTCTTCCCAGAGCTCACAAACCTGACCAGTAG CGTCCTGTGGCTTGACGTGCACAATCTGCCCGGCACATCCCGGCGACTCTCAGCTCTGGGCTGTCAGAGCGGTTATGTCCGCGTCGCCCACGTGGACCAGCAGAGTCGAG ACGTCCTGCAGACGTGGACCATCATTCAGGACGGCCCCATTTCCCGAGTGATCGTGTTCAGCCTTTCGGCCCCCGAGG agacagAGGACAGGCCACAGCGGGAGGAATACAGCGTGCTGGTGGCCAGCATGTTGGAGCCGGCAGTGGTGTACCG CGACCTGCTGAGCCGGGGGCTCGAAGACCAGCTTCTCCTGCCGGGCAGCGACCAGTTTGACAGCGTCCTCTGTGGCCTGGTCACCGACATCGATCTGGATGGGCGGCCGGAAGTACTGGTGGCCACCTATGGACAG gaGCTGCTCTGTTACAAGTACTGTGGCCCCGGGCGTGGGCTCCCCGGGGACCAGCATGGCTTCCGCTTGCTGTGGCGGCGGGGCTTCTCCAGCCCCCTGCTGGCCATGGCACATGTGGACCTGACCGGGGACGGCCTGCGCGAGCTGGCCGTGGTCTCCCTGAAGGGCGTGCACATCCTGCAG CCTGATCCAGGCCTCAGAGCTGGTCCTGACCCGGCTTCGGCGTCAAGTGGAGCAGAGGAGACGTCAGCCACAGAAGATGGGGGACAGGGTGGGTTCCGGGCCTGCCGAGACCCTGGCTTCCTGAGCACCCACTCACTGCCCACCCCAAGTCTGAAGTAA
- the KPTN gene encoding KICSTOR complex protein kaptin — MMGEAAMAAGPCPLREDSFTRFSSQSNVYGLAGGAGGRGELLAATLKGKVLGFRYQDLRQKIRPVAKELQFNYIPVDAEIVSIDTFNKSPPKRGLVVGITFIKDSGDKGSPFLNIYCDYEPGSEYNLDSIAQSCLNLELQFTPFQLCHAEVQVGDQLETVFLLSGNDPAIHLYKENEGLHQFEEQPVENLFPELTNLTSSVLWLDVHNLPGTSRRLSALGCQSGYVRVAHVDQQSRDVLQTWTIIQDGPISRVIVFSLSAPEETEDRPQREEYSVLVASMLEPAVVYRDLLSRGLEDQLLLPGSDQFDSVLCGLVTDIDLDGRPEVLVATYGQELLCYKYCGPGRGLPGDQHGFRLLWRRGFSSPLLAMAHVDLTGDGLRELAVVSLKGVHILQHSLIQASELVLTRLRRQVEQRRRQPQKMGDRVGSGPAETLAS, encoded by the exons ATGATGGGGGAGGCGGCCATGGCCGCAGGGCCTTGCCCGCTGCGCGAGGACAGCTTCACACGCTTCTCGTCACAGAGCAACGTGTATGGGCTGGCAGGAGGCGCGGGCGGGCGCGGGGAGCTGCTGGCCGCCACCCTTAAAGGCAAGGTGCTAGGCTTCCGCTACCAAGACCTCCGACAGAAAATCCGGCCCGTGGCCAAGGAGCTGCAGTTCAATTACATTCCCG TGGATGCAGAGATTGTCTCCATTGACACCTTCAACAAGTCACCCCCAAAGCGGGGTCTGGTTGTGGGGATCACGTTCATTAAG GATTCTGGGGACAAAGGCAGCCCCTTCCTTAACATTTACTGTGACTACGAGCCTGGCTCTGAGTACAACCTCGACTCCATTGCCC AGAGCTGCCTGAACCTGGAGCTCCAGTTCACTCCTTTCCAACTATGCCATGCAGA GGTCCAGGTCGGGGATCAACTGGAGACCGTGTTTCTCCTGAGTGGGAATGACCCAGCCATTCATCTGTACAAGGAG AACGAGGGACTGCATCAGTTTGAAGAACAGCCTGTGGAAAACCTCTTCCCAGAGCTCACAAACCTGACCAGTAG CGTCCTGTGGCTTGACGTGCACAATCTGCCCGGCACATCCCGGCGACTCTCAGCTCTGGGCTGTCAGAGCGGTTATGTCCGCGTCGCCCACGTGGACCAGCAGAGTCGAG ACGTCCTGCAGACGTGGACCATCATTCAGGACGGCCCCATTTCCCGAGTGATCGTGTTCAGCCTTTCGGCCCCCGAGG agacagAGGACAGGCCACAGCGGGAGGAATACAGCGTGCTGGTGGCCAGCATGTTGGAGCCGGCAGTGGTGTACCG CGACCTGCTGAGCCGGGGGCTCGAAGACCAGCTTCTCCTGCCGGGCAGCGACCAGTTTGACAGCGTCCTCTGTGGCCTGGTCACCGACATCGATCTGGATGGGCGGCCGGAAGTACTGGTGGCCACCTATGGACAG gaGCTGCTCTGTTACAAGTACTGTGGCCCCGGGCGTGGGCTCCCCGGGGACCAGCATGGCTTCCGCTTGCTGTGGCGGCGGGGCTTCTCCAGCCCCCTGCTGGCCATGGCACATGTGGACCTGACCGGGGACGGCCTGCGCGAGCTGGCCGTGGTCTCCCTGAAGGGCGTGCACATCCTGCAG CACAGCCTGATCCAGGCCTCAGAGCTGGTCCTGACCCGGCTTCGGCGTCAAGTGGAGCAGAGGAGACGTCAGCCACAGAAGATGGGGGACAGGGTGGGTTCCGGGCCTGCCGAGACCCTGGCTTCCTGA